The following coding sequences are from one Candidatus Brocadia sp. window:
- a CDS encoding PadR family transcriptional regulator — MHILYHASKEEVFGIGLIEELGRHGYRLSPGTLYPTLAKMQEAGLLTCKCRTVRHKQRKYYRITHAGMALLNEVKVKLKELYDEVVKEK; from the coding sequence ATGCATATCCTTTACCATGCCTCAAAAGAGGAGGTCTTTGGTATTGGTTTAATTGAGGAATTGGGAAGGCATGGATACAGGCTTAGTCCGGGTACGCTGTATCCAACGTTGGCAAAGATGCAGGAAGCCGGTCTTTTGACCTGCAAATGCAGGACTGTCCGGCACAAACAGCGGAAATATTACAGGATTACTCACGCCGGGATGGCACTGCTCAACGAGGTAAAGGTCAAGTTGAAGGAATTATATGACGAGGTTGTGAAGGAAAAATGA